The Musa acuminata AAA Group cultivar baxijiao unplaced genomic scaffold, Cavendish_Baxijiao_AAA HiC_scaffold_1137, whole genome shotgun sequence genome segment ACCCAGGATGaaaccccctccccctccccctccctcccttcccccccccccccaccccccaatGTCATTTTCGATCTTTTCTTTCATCTTATAGATCATACTCTATAAAATCATCTTCTACCAAAGTTCACAATCCTTATGAAATAAATAGGATCTTCATCTTAACgaactaaaattaataattattaccTTTGAAGATAGGAAGAAGTTCACATTAGGCTATATCACATTGTTGACTTTTAAGTAacttaaaaaagaaaaggaagataatAGTAGAAGGAACTACTAGTGAGTACTTTGGATTGATCCAAAAATACCTATttataataacaaaaaataaagtataaaatttttaaataataaaaaatctaccCTATCCCAATAAATCTTTTCACcctcatctatttattttaattttaatttttatcttttattttatctaatcttaactatttgaattaatctttatcaTATCTCTCACTGTTTATGCCATTCTGACACTTAAAAAGTTTGTGGAGCCTGCTTTATCCTTTGGATCAGAGCCAACAAAGGAGAGAAATTTATCACTTGTAACTGTTCTTCAAATGGATCACAATGTTTTTCACATGCAGAGTACCAGTTTATCACTCCAAAATTTCCTTTTCTAGCCATTATGGTGGAAAATGAGGTTGTCCAATATATCTTCACGAGAACATGAATTGGTCCATATGTTTGTTAGATCATGAAAATGATATATTTTAGTATGGCACTGATAGTAGCAAAGTTTGCCACGTTTGTGGTGCTAAAACCATCACTCTTGTACAACTGTTTTGTTTTTGCAGCATGTACTCTTCAGGTTTGCAGAAGAACAATGAACTTATACATCCACATTTCTGCTCATTAATTTGGCAATTATGTTTTGGTTGCAAATGCCATTACTCATATATCATCTAGAAAGTATCATGCAACTTCTTGGGTCTATAATGGGATGGAATTAGGCAAGACATCACCTTACCAGCAATCTTAATTAGAAAGTTCGTGTtggttgcattgaaacaaaagcaTTAATTAGCGCTATGTGAGATCGATAGATTTCATTCCAATGGTTAAAAAAGCTCATACTCCTTCAGATTTTAATCATATACAAGTATGGATTTACTTTTCATTACTTACACCGATCCAACAAACTCATTTAATTCCAAGTGCTAACTTTACTCGATTAGCGAGAGAGACATTATTGTTTGCTGAAGTTTGTGGCAGTAATAAATTGGTGTCTCTCAGCAAAGAGAAAGTACGAGATGGAAATCTGCCGTGTTGAGGTGGAGCAACATATTTCTTCCGGTGTCACGGGAGACAGTACAAAGAGGAGGCTATGATTGCTGCAGCCGAATGTTCGCTGTTTAGTCTATTTGGAGGTCTACGGCGGGACCGGAGTATTGTCCTTGATGTTGGGCaaatggttttattttcttttgtgtgtttttgttgtAGATGGTTGTTCTTTTGGATGCATATTTGACCATGTAACATAAATACTCGATCATGCAAAGCTGTATAATCAAAATTTCTCTGGTCAGTGGAGTCCTTCGATTCTCAAAAATAATCTTTGAGGCCATGCATGGAATAACACCATGTTTATTTACCACTCTGAACCCTAATTATCACTTCTTATAGTTTTAGCAATTCATCAACATGATACCCAAGACATATCCTCAAACGCTAACGTCATTATCTTCTTGCGCAAAAGTTACGAATCAGATTAGTtagaattaatatatattaagtcAGACATTAATTTTATCCAAAAATTtagattcttttatttttatttttatcaatcttTCATCACATACGAATAGCTTCTAATACGAGTATTGACATCTTTTCTCACACGTAAATATCTTCAAAATACGTATGAGCATTGGCATTCGTCATCTGCGTACCTATATCTTCATCTGTCTCACTCCACCATTTATTATGTCTTTGGAATTTTCTGCATGACGTACGTCTTTCCTTTTTCTCATCCAAACTGGTTGAATTATATATTGACgattttttgtgttttttttatcGGTGTTATACCATTCCCACCGAACCCATAATTAGTGCAGTCTCAGAGCTGATGATTCTTATAAACGGCAAATAGATTGGGGAGGAAACGAAAAccgatattttttataatagtcAAAGACCTTTCGTCAAAGATCTTTCGTGATAACAATCTCAACAACAGATCTCGATACGATGAGATAGACAATCCTCATGTTTAGATTAGAAGAGATAATTTTTTTCAACAGAGAGGATTTTTCTTAACAGATTTACGATATCAGAGATCTTGACTGTTATTGAGGTTGTTATCACGGAAGATTTTTGACTGTTATCAATTTAAGATCAGCAAAAAATACGAATCAGATAAATAGATTGATATAGATGAAAAGTAGCTCTCATGTCTCGTCTCATCGTGTATATAAGGAGGCTCACATGAGACCGGTAGGCTACAGAAAAAAGAAAGGTAGCTGAGATTCGGAGAAAGATAGGAGACTGAGGCAGTGGCCAAGCTCTACCGATGGGAAGGCCTCCTTTCTGTGATAACATTGGCATCAAGAAAGGACCATGGACTCCCGAGGAGGACATCGTCTTGGTCTCTTATATTCAGGAACATGGACCTGGAAACTGGAGATCAGTTCCCACAAGCACAGGTAATGTGTTTAgcctcttcttttccttttagCTTAGATTCAATGGCTTGACACGACTCTTCTTATATTCTTATCTTGCCTTCTTCTTCTCATGCGTCGATCGCCTCTGCATACTGCTCTCGTTTGTTAAAGAAGAGAACATTTTTACTTGATTCTAACACACAGCAGCATCTTACTTTCCTGTCTTGCTGAAATCTTCTAAACGGATACTTCAACCCAAACAACTGTTTTGAGCATTCTTTTGTTCCTTCCTGCATGCCTTTTAACTGTTGCGTTGAAGCTGCATGCAGGGTTGATGAGATGCAGTAAGAGCTGTAGATTGAGATGGACTAACTACCTCAGGCCTGGAATCAAACGCGGCAACTTCACTCCGTATGAAGAACGAGTCATCATCCGTCTCCAATCCTTGCTTGGCAACAGGTAATTTACTTATCGTCGATTCCTTCCTGCACCTTGCACCTCCACATCACCATATGTTCCATGACCAGAATTGGACTCGAGCATCCAACGCAACCATCATAAGAATTAACGAAAGTTGTTGTGGATCTATTTAATTCCATGACTATGATGGATTACCTACGTAGACTGCTGTGCTAAACTTGGGACTACAATGTTTGTGAGCCAGATGGGCATCCATTGCCTCTCACCTTCCCCGAAGAACCGACAATgatatcaagaactactggaacacacatctcaagaagaagatCAACAAGATCCAGGGAGCTGCAGATGCAGATGGCAAGAAGCCCTCTTCTGATGCTAGGCCCGTTTGCCATGACTACGTGTCCCAAAGCTACGACATGATGGAATCAAGGAAGCAGGACCTCACCGACGCACTCCCCATGTATCACCAGAAGTCGAGGTATGCCTCCAGCAGCGAGAACATCTCGAGGCTCCTCCAGGGGTGGATGCAGTCATCGCCAACGGTCGACGCGCCAGGGAAGCTGAAACAATCCTTCTTCACCGccgacgatgacgacgacgagaCCAGCAACATCATCAGCGCCCTTGCAGCAGCGTCACTAACGGAGAAAAGTCAAGCTGAAAGCGACCGACGGTGCGGCGCCACCATGACACACGATGACTTCGACCTATTGCATTCCTTCGAGAACATGGACATTGTTCCCTGGGAGAACACCGGGGAGGAGACGCGCCCCTTCCAACACGCACGAGCCGATGATGCTGAAGCCCAACTGGGCGCGGAGAGCGAGCAACCTCCGTTGTTCTTGCCGGAGAATTGGCTCCTGGACGAGGCCTTGGTGCAGGTGGATGAGCTCATG includes the following:
- the LOC135670986 gene encoding transcription factor MYB60-like; amino-acid sequence: MGRPPFCDNIGIKKGPWTPEEDIVLVSYIQEHGPGNWRSVPTSTGLMRCSKSCRLRWTNYLRPGIKRGNFTPYEERVIIRLQSLLGNRWASIASHLPRRTDNDIKNYWNTHLKKKINKIQGAADADGKKPSSDARPVCHDYVSQSYDMMESRKQDLTDALPMYHQKSRYASSSENISRLLQGWMQSSPTVDAPGKLKQSFFTADDDDDETSNIISALAAASLTEKSQAESDRRCGATMTHDDFDLLHSFENMDIVPWENTGEETRPFQHARADDAEAQLGAESEQPPLFLPENWLLDEALVQVDELMELNADSCSYSSF